Proteins from a genomic interval of Anas platyrhynchos isolate ZD024472 breed Pekin duck chromosome 4, IASCAAS_PekinDuck_T2T, whole genome shotgun sequence:
- the CRACD gene encoding capping protein-inhibiting regulator of actin dynamics isoform X2, with the protein MGSRAFSHDSIFIPDGRTESEQTVQAMSQENVLGKVKTLQSTEAPDLLRKMNLPGAGREVEEKVTPVRPSRPKRQFSCSGTIETINLDAVPQAVARLDNSAAKHKLSVKPKKQRMSRKHKRLTKGSQSLTITEFEPEDLETELFADRYPGYNGHFTADKLIQSRDEPKQLPLAEEKRIDHWGILEAERIRQIVEMDEQREMEEQREMEEQRCQEREQIQKEQERRDHEEESRQNLLKGETSLKTEEQACQEEERRLLEAEKRQELEEQRQKELEEQQRQEVEQQKHREWDEQQRRDLEEQKHREWDEQQPQELEEHKHQEQEEQKRRELEEWKYQEQEEKSQDLEEQKFQEQEEQKRQELEEQEHQEWEEQRHKELKEQQRQELEEQKRLELELEAQRQHETEIQCQEQEERNQLEEQKELKEQKKEEKERQELEEKELQEAEIKLKQEKELESLKQQKKQEEQRQHLKEKGEKTEEEQPQQLLEKKQKREEQRKHKLTKQMHLESTDIMQQDELKQQKDQNEQEWSKLQEQKTEPDGKYLQQKQQEKSLEQQQDKDQLRSGGADRHPVEDKLQERPRPPKLKQTEKGNKTAEEILAQKLKREVDAQEQKRIGEELRWQEVDERQTASRPFTFQVSSGDKQIIFQKVNLSPVMPVKGAGLASPSLKDCRVHTSSKSSPTLPSSVCVPHTAILVTGAQLCGTAVNLNQIKDTACKSLLGLTEDRKNVDIPSPEKAQEKKPGTKPANSKMKYAQETLDQATLAEWASIRSRILKNKENSKYNEKDRVSGCRHSDDWTPRGRGAPHGNLRKTLSANAKFSITPAWQKFSEASKNNLDTENVSAAKGSEAVAVGRTTGSAADLAGEVAPALKDSLAETAKEKLETRSEITDNTEGCKFAKDLPSFLVPSFPHPPGKELPQPEPPGALENQQGTSSKKTDKPAPNGEENVSPFGIKLRRTNYSLRFHYDQQAEQRKKKRYSAGDSFDGVPDPLVTTEGEKDTTVFAPQESTSPGTGRANVRGNLKDSKDSAVTVVELSQPAGTPLPAPSQGSLPPHEKPACKSLAPQKPALAPKPASQTPPSSPLLKMNRSNLADTLGQRFVKAESDGSWRREDRAVPPAALSENKNEEEEVREKKSFFPSLSIPWREKNDKKPEPLKKEKPVLQSRHSLDGSKLMEKVETSQPLWITLALQKQKGFREQQATREERRQAREAKQAEKLAKENAAVSNQSDNKSSSSKTSTLQKSTPQEGEKKIETAVSRLERREQLKKSNTLPTSVTVEISDSVPSNPLAKEVAKRFSTPDANPVSTEPAWLALAKRKAKAWSDCPQIIK; encoded by the exons tcaACTGAGGCTCCAGATTTGttgagaaaaatgaatttgcCCGGAGCAGGACGTGAAGTGGAAGAAAAG GTCACTCCAGTCAGACCATCTCGGCCAAAAAGACAATTCTCCTGTTCTGGCACGATTGAAACAATCAATCTGGATGCAGTTCCCCAGGCTGTTGCTCGTCTAGACAACAGTGCAGCTAAACACAAGCTGTCAGTAAAGCCAAAAAAGCAAAGGATGTCAAGAAAGCACAAGAGATTAACAAAG GGATCACAAAGTTTAACAATAACAGAATTTGAGCCAGAGGATCTAGAAACTGAGCTGTTTGCAGACAGATACCCAGGTTACAACGGCCACTTCACAGCAGACAAGCTAATCCAGAGCAGAGATGAGCCAAAGCAGCTTCCACtggcagaggagaaaagaatTGATCACTGGGGCATCCTTGAGGCCGAAAGGATAAGGCAGATTGTGGAAATGGATGAACAAAGGGAAATGgaagaacaaagagaaatggaagaacAAAGGTGCCAAGAGCGTGAGCAGATCCaaaaagagcaggagaggagggaTCATGAAGAGGAGAGCAGGCAGAATCTCCTTAAAGGAGAGACATCTTTGAAAACAGAGGAGCAAGCATGccaggaagaggagagaagacTGCTGGAGGCAGAAAAGAGGCaagagctggaggagcagaggcagaaggagctggaagagcaacAGAGACAAGAGGTGGAGCAGCAGAAGCACAGGGAATGGGACGAGCAACAGAGACGGGACCTGGAGGAACAGAAGCACAGGGAATGGGATGAGcaacagccacaggagctggaggagcacaAACACCAGGAACAGGAGGAGCAAAAGAGACGAGAGCTGGAGGAATGGAAATACCAGGAACAGGAGGAGAAGAGCCAAGACCTAGAGGAGCAGAAGTTCCAGGAACAGGAGGAGCAGAAGAGGCAAGAGCTAGAGGAGCAGGAGCACCAGGAATGGGAAGAGCAGAGGCACAAGGAGCTGAAGGAGCAACAGAGACaagagctggaggagcagaagaGGCTAGAGCTGGAACTGGAAGCACAAAGGCAACATGAGACTGAAATACAGTGTCAAgagcaagaggaaagaaatcagCTGGAGGAACAAAAAGAACTCAAGGaacaaaagaaggaagaaaaagagagacaagAGCTAGAAGAGAAAGAACTTcaagaagctgaaataaaactgaagcagGAGAAGGAACTTGAGAGCCTCaagcaacaaaagaaacaagaggAACAAAGGCAGCActtgaaggagaaaggagaaaagacagAGGAAGAACAACCCCAGCAATTActggagaagaaacagaagcGGGAAGAGCAGAGAAAACATAAGCTCACAAAACAAATGCACTTGGAAAGTACAGATATTATGCAACAAGATGAACTGAAGCAGCAAAAGGACCAAAATGAACAAGAATGGAgcaagctgcaggagcagaagaCAGAACCGGATGGAAAATATCTTCagcaaaagcaacaagaaaaatcCTTGGAGCAGCAACAGGACAAGGATCAGCTGCGTTCTGGAGGGGCTGACAGGCATCCGGTGGAGGACAAGCTCCAAGAAAGACCAAGacccccaaaactgaaacagacagaaaaagggaataaaacagcagaagaaatccTAGCCCAGAAGTTGAAGAGAGAAGTCGATGCTCAGGAACAAAAGCGAATAGGGGAAGAACTCAGGTGGCAGGAAGTAGACGAAAGACAAACTGCATCCAGACCCTTCACGTTCCAGGTGTCTTCTGGAGATAAACAGATCATATTTCAGAAAGTAAATCTGAGTCCAGTCATGCCTGTCAAGGGAGCAGGGCTCGCTTCTCCTTCCCTCAAAGACTGCAGGGTGCACACCTCCAGCAAGAGCTCCCCCACACTGCCCTCGTCTGTGTGTGTGCCCCACACAGCTATTCTGGTTACTGGAGCGCAGCTGTGTGGCACCGCGGTTAACCTGAACCAGATAAAGGACACGGCTTGTAAGTCCTTACTGGGCTTGACAGAGGACAGAAAAAACGTGGATATTCCTTCACCAGAGAAGGCCCAGGAAAAAAAGCCAGGTACCAAACCTGCCaacagtaaaatgaaatatgCACAAGAGACGCTGGACCAAGCCACGCTGGCTGAGTGGGCCTCCATCCGCTCCAGAATCctaaagaacaaagaaaacagcaaatacaACGAGAAGGACAGAGTGAGCGGCTGCAGGCACAGCGACGACTGGACGCCCCGAGGGCGAGGTGCTCCCCATGGTAACTTGAGGAAAACCCTGTCTGCAAATGCAAAGTTCTCAATAACACCAGCGTGGCAGAAGTTTTCAGAAGCTTCAAAAAACAATTTGGACACTGAGAACGTGAGTGCAGCGAAGGGCAGTGAAGCAGTGGCTGTGGGAAGAACCACGGGCTCAGCTGCTGACCTGGCTGGGGAGGTGGCGCCTGCTTTGAAGGACAGCTTAGCTGAAACGGCTAAAGAGAAACTGGAAACCCGCAGTGAAATTACAGACAACACAGAAGGCTGTAAGTTTGCAAAAGATCTTCCATCTTTCCTGGTTCCAAGCTTTCCTCATCCTCCAGGTAAAGAATTACCCCAGCCAGAACCTCCAGGTGCGCTGGAAAATCAGCAGGGTACCAGCAGCAAAAAAACTGATAAGCCAGCACCAAACGGAGAAGAAAACGTTTCTCCTTTTGGGATAAAGTTACGGAGGACAAACTATTCTTTACGTTTCCATTATGATCAACAGGCagagcaaaggaagaagaaaagatacaGTGCAGGAGATAGCTTTGATGGTGTGCCTGACCCTCTGGTTACGACAGAAGGTGAGAAGGATACCACTGTTTTTGCTCCACAGGAGAGCACATCCCCTGGCACGGGAAGAGCGAATGTCCGTGGGAATTTAAAAGACTCCAAAGACTCTGCAGTTACTGTGGTAGAGCTCTCACAGCCCGCGGGCACACcactgccagcccccagccaggGCTCTTTACCTCCTCACGAGAAACCAGCGTGCAAATCACTGGCCCCGCAGAAGCCTGCGCTAGCCCCAAAGCCTGCCAGCCAGACGCCACCGTCCTCTCCTCTCTTGAAAATGAACCGCTCGAACCTGGCTGACACGCTAGGGCAGAGGTTTGTTAAAGCTGAATCGGAcggcagctggaggagagaaGACAGAGCGGTGCCCCCCGCAGCACTGAGTGAGAACAAAAACGAAGAGGAAGAAGTCAGAGAAAAGAAGTCATTTTTCCCATCTCTAAGCATTCCCTGGAGAGAGAAGAACGACAAAAAGCCTGAGCCGCTGAAGAAAG aaaaaCCAGTCCTCCAGAGCAGGCACTCTTTAGATGGCTCTAAATTGATGGAAAAAGTTGAAACTTCACAACCACTTTGGATTACATTGGCGCTACAAAAGCAAAAGGGATTTCGTGAACAGCAAGCTACTAGGGAAGAGAGGAGACAAGCCAGAGAGGCAAAGCAAGCAGAGAAGCTGGCTAAAGAAAAT GCGGCTGTGAGTAACCAGTCAGataataaaagcagcagcagcaaaacaagCACACTGCAGAAATCTACACCTCaagagggggagaagaaaattGAGACTGCTGTGTCAAGACTAGAAAGAAGGGAGCAGCTGAAAAAGTCTAATACCCTTCCAACTTCTGTGACAG TGGAAATTTCTGATTCTGTTCCATCAAACCCGCTGGCAAAAGAGGTGGCCAAGAGATTCTCCACGCCTGATGCTAACCCTGTGTCAACAGAACCAGCCTGGCTTGCGTTAgccaaaaggaaagcaaaagcctGGAGTGACTGTCCACAGATCATAAAGTAA